Proteins found in one Alteromonas macleodii genomic segment:
- the putA gene encoding bifunctional proline dehydrogenase/L-glutamate gamma-semialdehyde dehydrogenase PutA has protein sequence MLINDTLHTTSPLRQRIRDYYRISESVAVDQILPIAEVNPRARSRAWERARKMVLQIRREQEGHGGVDALLNEYSLSTAEGVVLMCLAEALLRVPDKATQDELIRDKLSQGQWTPHLGNSESLFVNASAWGLLFTGNMVNYADKRKKEQFGLLKQTLGRLGEPVIRRAMNIAMRVMGRQFVMGETIEDAVERAKEKETKGYVYSYDMLGEAARTMADADRYYESYEKAIKVIGKAANGRGPKRSPGISVKLSAIHPRFEFSHRERAMVDIPPRLKALCMMAKEYDIGLTVDAEEADRLELSIDIIEAVFRDEDLNGWTGFGLAVQAYQKRAIHVIEHLRELTLEVGRPLMVRLVKGAYWDTEIKLTQQAGLEEFPVFTRKSSTDVSYHACANRLLEYRDTIYPQFATHNAYTASVIVELAGDDKEGFEFQCLHGMGDTLYDQVVTQDKIQCRVYAPVGEHEDLLAYLVRRLLENGANSSFVNAIVDDEKPVEALLEDPVEKTQRLKVRYNKLIKTPRGLYAPERDNSRGLDLTDTNAVTALKHELERWQDYYKVKGEVPEGATAVLSPTDHNDVVGYHYYAKPDDMRKALDEADAGFEAWSKRDVSERAEILNRTADALERHMAELIAICMREAGKVAQDSIDEVREAVDFCRYYAARAEELAEDQRLKPRGVVLCISPWNFPLAIFLGQVTAALVTGNTVIAKPAEQTSMVAKRAVDIMHSVGLPEDALKLIVSPGKEVGETLLPDERIRAVMFTGSTQTGTLISQVLAERGGEQVPLIAETGGQNCMIVDSTALPEQVVDDVIHSGFQSAGQRCSALRVLFVQEEIADDLIDMLIGAMKELTVGDPTQLATDVGPVIDEKALKSLTDHQDYMKDKAKLLYRNEMPKGFENGTFFAPTLYEIKNIDVLEKEVFGPVVHIVRFKSKDLDGVLEQINGTGYGLTMGIHSRIEERANELAAKSRAGNVYINRNMIGAIVGVQPFGGRGLSGTGPKAGGPNYLPRLMMERATPKPSRIDDVDGTDAALVGDEKIAERAHVMMDKAKAVEVQWRHTPLNDRISMVRQLLAKIAKVDIVDELADDLNRTLATARQQLTSVERKLAKPQVLPGPTGESNKLYLEPRGILVCFADKEVTFEYWLLSIVTALSTGNPVVSVVSEIFYEEAVEIQNKFESTGAPKGLFQVARLAHLDTLLMDEDLSGVVVDSGTDRTARITAMLSSREGAILPVITAEYNDNLIQRLMTEKAISIDTTASGGNTSLMTLVEDDE, from the coding sequence ATGCTCATTAACGACACACTTCATACAACATCACCCCTACGCCAGCGTATAAGAGACTACTATCGTATTAGTGAGTCAGTGGCTGTGGACCAGATTCTTCCTATCGCCGAGGTCAACCCGCGTGCGCGAAGTCGTGCATGGGAACGCGCACGTAAGATGGTACTTCAAATTCGCCGGGAGCAAGAGGGACACGGTGGTGTTGATGCACTATTAAATGAATACTCGCTATCTACAGCAGAAGGTGTGGTATTGATGTGCTTGGCTGAAGCCTTGCTACGCGTACCAGATAAAGCTACGCAAGATGAACTTATTCGTGACAAGCTGTCTCAAGGGCAGTGGACACCGCACTTAGGCAATTCAGAATCTTTATTTGTTAATGCATCTGCCTGGGGCTTATTGTTCACCGGTAACATGGTGAACTATGCCGACAAGCGCAAAAAAGAACAGTTTGGTTTGCTAAAGCAAACGCTAGGTCGCCTAGGTGAGCCAGTTATCCGCCGCGCAATGAACATTGCTATGCGTGTTATGGGTCGCCAATTTGTTATGGGCGAAACCATTGAAGATGCGGTAGAGCGCGCTAAAGAAAAGGAAACTAAAGGCTACGTATACTCCTACGATATGCTAGGTGAAGCAGCCCGGACAATGGCTGACGCTGATCGCTACTATGAGTCATATGAAAAAGCGATTAAAGTTATCGGTAAGGCGGCCAATGGTCGCGGACCAAAGCGCTCGCCAGGTATTTCTGTAAAACTTTCTGCTATTCATCCTCGCTTTGAGTTTTCTCACCGCGAACGGGCCATGGTTGACATTCCACCGCGCTTAAAAGCCTTGTGTATGATGGCGAAAGAATACGATATTGGCTTAACCGTTGATGCGGAAGAAGCCGACCGTCTTGAGCTTTCTATAGATATCATAGAAGCCGTATTTCGCGACGAAGATTTAAATGGTTGGACAGGCTTTGGCTTGGCCGTACAGGCCTACCAAAAACGCGCAATCCACGTTATAGAACACTTACGTGAACTTACCCTTGAGGTAGGTCGTCCGCTAATGGTGCGTTTGGTTAAAGGTGCCTATTGGGATACTGAGATTAAGCTTACCCAACAAGCGGGCCTTGAAGAGTTCCCTGTATTTACCCGTAAGTCGTCAACAGATGTGTCATACCATGCCTGTGCGAATCGCTTACTTGAGTATCGCGACACCATTTACCCGCAGTTTGCCACTCACAATGCCTACACAGCGTCTGTGATTGTTGAGCTTGCTGGTGACGACAAAGAAGGTTTTGAGTTTCAGTGTCTGCACGGCATGGGCGATACCCTGTACGATCAGGTGGTAACACAGGATAAGATTCAGTGCCGCGTGTATGCGCCAGTTGGCGAACACGAAGACCTATTGGCTTACTTGGTGCGCCGTCTTCTTGAAAATGGTGCGAACTCATCATTCGTTAACGCTATCGTTGATGATGAAAAGCCAGTTGAAGCGTTACTTGAAGACCCAGTAGAGAAAACTCAACGTTTGAAAGTTCGTTATAACAAGCTAATTAAAACCCCACGTGGGTTGTATGCGCCAGAGCGCGACAACTCGCGAGGCTTAGATCTTACCGACACCAATGCGGTAACGGCGCTTAAACACGAGCTTGAGCGCTGGCAGGATTACTACAAAGTAAAGGGTGAAGTACCAGAGGGTGCAACAGCAGTACTTAGCCCAACAGACCACAATGACGTGGTGGGTTATCACTACTATGCAAAACCTGATGACATGCGTAAGGCGCTAGATGAAGCTGACGCTGGGTTTGAAGCATGGTCTAAACGCGATGTCAGCGAACGTGCTGAAATTCTTAATCGTACTGCTGATGCACTTGAGCGTCACATGGCTGAGCTTATCGCTATCTGTATGCGTGAAGCCGGTAAAGTGGCTCAAGACAGTATTGATGAAGTGCGCGAGGCGGTTGATTTTTGTCGCTATTATGCTGCGCGCGCCGAAGAGCTTGCTGAAGATCAGCGCTTAAAGCCGCGTGGTGTTGTGCTTTGTATCAGCCCTTGGAATTTCCCACTGGCCATATTCTTGGGTCAAGTTACGGCTGCACTGGTAACAGGTAACACCGTTATTGCCAAGCCCGCCGAGCAAACCAGCATGGTTGCCAAGCGAGCGGTAGATATTATGCATTCGGTAGGCTTACCGGAAGACGCACTGAAGCTTATCGTATCACCAGGTAAAGAAGTGGGTGAAACCCTGCTACCAGATGAGCGCATTAGAGCTGTTATGTTCACAGGCTCAACGCAAACCGGTACCTTAATTTCACAGGTGCTTGCAGAGCGTGGTGGTGAGCAGGTACCCCTCATTGCAGAAACGGGCGGCCAAAACTGTATGATAGTTGATTCAACCGCATTGCCAGAGCAGGTGGTTGATGATGTTATTCATTCGGGTTTCCAGAGTGCTGGTCAACGCTGTTCAGCACTTCGCGTCTTGTTTGTACAAGAAGAAATTGCTGATGACCTTATCGATATGCTAATCGGTGCCATGAAAGAGCTTACCGTTGGCGACCCAACACAGCTTGCCACCGACGTTGGCCCTGTGATTGATGAAAAAGCGCTTAAGAGCCTTACTGATCATCAAGATTACATGAAAGACAAAGCTAAGTTGCTTTATCGCAACGAAATGCCAAAAGGTTTTGAAAACGGTACTTTCTTTGCGCCGACTTTGTATGAAATCAAAAACATTGATGTGCTTGAAAAAGAAGTGTTCGGGCCAGTGGTGCACATTGTTCGCTTTAAGTCGAAAGACCTCGATGGTGTACTAGAGCAAATTAACGGTACAGGTTACGGTCTGACTATGGGCATTCACTCGCGAATTGAAGAACGTGCTAACGAGCTTGCTGCGAAAAGCCGCGCGGGTAACGTATATATTAACCGCAACATGATTGGTGCTATTGTTGGCGTACAGCCCTTTGGTGGCCGTGGCCTTTCTGGCACAGGCCCCAAAGCGGGTGGTCCAAACTATCTACCTCGCTTAATGATGGAACGCGCAACGCCTAAGCCTTCGCGCATTGACGATGTGGACGGTACCGATGCAGCGCTTGTAGGTGATGAAAAAATTGCTGAGCGTGCCCACGTCATGATGGACAAGGCAAAAGCGGTGGAAGTACAGTGGCGTCATACGCCGCTTAATGACCGCATTTCCATGGTACGTCAGCTTTTAGCAAAAATTGCGAAAGTAGACATTGTTGACGAGCTGGCTGACGACTTAAACCGTACGCTTGCAACGGCGCGTCAACAGCTAACCAGTGTTGAACGCAAACTTGCCAAGCCGCAGGTATTGCCAGGGCCTACAGGTGAGTCAAACAAACTCTATCTAGAGCCCCGCGGTATCTTGGTATGTTTCGCCGATAAAGAGGTAACCTTTGAATACTGGTTGTTGTCAATTGTGACGGCGCTATCAACGGGTAACCCGGTAGTATCGGTGGTTTCTGAAATTTTCTACGAAGAAGCAGTAGAGATTCAGAACAAGTTTGAATCAACGGGAGCACCGAAAGGCTTGTTCCAAGTGGCACGTCTAGCGCATTTAGATACCTTGTTGATGGATGAGGACTTGTCTGGCGTAGTGGTCGATTCTGGTACTGATCGTACCGCGCGTATTACTGCAATGCTCTCGTCACGTGAAGGGGCTATTTTGCCAGTAATCACGGCTGAGTATAACGATAACCTTATTCAGCGTTTGATGACTGAAAAAGCTATCAGTATTGATACAACGGCGTCAGGTGGTAACACATCACTAATGACCCTTGTTGAAGATGATGAATAA
- a CDS encoding TolC family protein, whose amino-acid sequence MGKAKLTVNIVTLCILLSACTSTDDRALSESASLTTGNDVVWQSQAQQQASAQTLMLNSDTALTDIIDLNQLPHLADFIEEALSSNANLQQSLITLRKAQVAIDSAKADRNLNVDASFSSSKSETTGSSSSTSTGANTDTSSQLNNPSYSTSLNVSWELDLWQKISDGISAANLDAASARASYQSARDSLVASVIRSYIDVLTQQQLLYIEQARLSVLENNEAVILMRYRTGLGSLDDLDTARTSSANTRASIAQYENAFLSAKRTLAVLLGRQDQSLSELDTQVNFPDVLLPLANLPKQDLARRPDLQAAFYTIQATEFEVDVAYKALLPSISLSASLSDTASTPSQALFTNPVWTLLGQMTAPLFQGGALRAQIEDAKLTAANAWWQYRETLLTAVQETQNALDSETAYSARIGHTNVALANAERSVTTIEGQYRQGLADILDLLSVYDTRFDLQAQAIELNAQKLQNRIDLGLALGLGVSQ is encoded by the coding sequence ATGGGCAAGGCAAAACTGACGGTAAACATTGTTACCCTTTGTATTTTATTGTCTGCATGCACAAGTACTGATGACAGAGCGTTGAGCGAATCTGCATCCCTAACAACGGGGAATGATGTTGTGTGGCAGTCGCAAGCGCAGCAGCAAGCTTCGGCGCAAACCCTAATGTTAAATTCAGATACTGCGCTAACCGACATCATAGACCTCAATCAGCTGCCGCACCTAGCAGACTTTATTGAAGAAGCTCTGTCTTCCAATGCAAACCTGCAGCAATCGCTAATTACACTTCGTAAAGCACAAGTTGCCATTGATAGTGCAAAAGCAGACAGAAACCTGAATGTCGACGCAAGCTTTTCGTCATCAAAAAGTGAAACTACAGGCAGCAGTTCATCGACTAGTACGGGCGCGAATACAGATACAAGTAGTCAGCTAAACAACCCAAGCTATAGCACAAGTTTAAACGTTAGTTGGGAGCTGGATCTGTGGCAAAAAATTAGCGATGGCATAAGTGCCGCAAACCTCGATGCAGCAAGTGCCAGAGCTAGTTATCAATCGGCTAGAGACTCACTGGTAGCCAGCGTAATAAGAAGCTATATCGATGTGCTCACTCAACAGCAATTACTATATATTGAACAGGCTCGGTTATCGGTACTAGAAAATAATGAAGCAGTGATTTTAATGCGTTATCGCACCGGGCTAGGAAGCCTAGACGATTTAGATACCGCGCGTACAAGCAGCGCAAATACCCGTGCATCCATTGCTCAATATGAAAATGCTTTTTTATCAGCAAAGCGCACATTGGCAGTGCTTCTAGGCAGGCAGGATCAATCGCTAAGCGAGCTTGATACGCAGGTAAATTTCCCAGATGTTTTATTGCCGCTTGCTAATTTACCAAAACAAGACCTTGCCCGCAGACCCGACCTTCAAGCGGCCTTCTATACGATACAAGCAACAGAGTTTGAAGTTGATGTGGCCTATAAAGCTTTGCTGCCTAGCATCAGTTTATCGGCATCGCTATCTGATACAGCCTCTACACCCTCTCAAGCTTTGTTTACAAACCCTGTATGGACATTACTTGGACAGATGACGGCACCTCTTTTTCAGGGGGGCGCGTTAAGGGCGCAAATTGAAGACGCAAAGCTTACCGCAGCAAATGCTTGGTGGCAGTATCGCGAAACGCTATTAACTGCAGTGCAGGAAACCCAAAACGCACTAGATAGTGAGACTGCCTACAGCGCGCGAATTGGCCACACAAATGTGGCGCTCGCCAATGCAGAGCGAAGTGTAACTACCATTGAAGGTCAATATCGACAAGGTTTGGCTGATATCTTGGATTTACTTTCTGTGTATGACACGCGCTTTGACTTACAAGCTCAAGCTATTGAGCTTAACGCCCAAAAATTACAAAACCGAATTGACTTAGGCCTAGCCCTTGGCCTTGGAGTGTCACAATGA
- a CDS encoding efflux RND transporter periplasmic adaptor subunit — protein MRNKRIIVTLIAAASIALAVMYTMMNMGAQHPGARSQGAPKSAPPSSQLPDDAEQLKGGVAATRPTRGERPPEGELAESAMRRPPRESETEVANEAGERLSADSTTYRTQKDEQSVDSQLAQVGVINVTIDNYRAKVKGYGQVVPQDSLSLVAQVSGQVTHVSPAFKTGALVKSDTILARIDDTSYQQALASANATYQAAVVSLEEERLQGAQAKDEWTRSGLGGEPLSALVLRKPQLEAAQATLDEAEQTVNSAKRDLAFTALRSPFNAVVVSRDIALGSFVQAGSAVATLYSTDVAEIAIGLSPSQWTQLPSVSGAQLSNDTPLNWSVTLTDTTTGNKWNANIVRAEWHQSDTTRQRNAIAVIENPLDQATPLLFGSFVQAEIEGRQLENVWKLPASAISQKQEVWLVMPATGQLAKFTPSVLFESDGYAYITPPKASDIKGNIASESWGNAGSEAEREPESEVRQAMVVARPLNSYLINTKVKPVVEGQTGGQANDQ, from the coding sequence ATGAGAAACAAACGAATTATTGTAACCTTAATTGCGGCTGCGAGTATTGCGCTGGCAGTCATGTATACCATGATGAATATGGGGGCTCAGCATCCTGGCGCTCGGTCGCAGGGGGCGCCTAAGTCAGCGCCACCATCTTCGCAATTACCCGATGATGCTGAGCAATTGAAAGGTGGCGTTGCAGCAACGAGACCGACAAGGGGGGAAAGGCCACCTGAAGGAGAACTGGCCGAAAGCGCTATGCGTCGTCCACCAAGAGAAAGCGAGACGGAAGTAGCCAACGAAGCAGGTGAAAGGCTATCTGCAGATAGCACTACTTATCGCACCCAAAAAGACGAGCAAAGTGTTGATTCTCAACTGGCTCAAGTAGGGGTTATCAATGTAACCATCGACAACTATAGGGCCAAAGTGAAGGGGTATGGTCAGGTTGTTCCTCAGGATAGCTTGAGCTTAGTCGCACAGGTTAGCGGGCAAGTTACCCACGTATCGCCAGCTTTTAAGACGGGCGCGCTAGTTAAAAGTGACACAATTTTAGCGCGCATTGATGACACCAGCTATCAGCAGGCGTTAGCAAGTGCTAATGCGACTTATCAAGCCGCTGTAGTAAGCCTAGAAGAAGAGCGCTTACAGGGGGCACAAGCTAAAGACGAGTGGACACGTTCAGGGCTTGGCGGTGAGCCATTATCCGCATTGGTATTGAGAAAACCACAGCTAGAAGCTGCGCAAGCAACCTTGGATGAAGCCGAGCAGACGGTAAACTCGGCGAAGCGAGACTTAGCTTTTACAGCATTACGTTCACCTTTTAATGCTGTGGTGGTTAGCCGTGATATAGCGTTGGGAAGCTTTGTTCAGGCCGGCAGTGCTGTCGCAACACTTTATTCTACTGATGTTGCCGAGATTGCTATAGGGCTTTCTCCAAGCCAATGGACTCAGCTACCTTCGGTTTCTGGAGCGCAGCTATCTAATGATACTCCTCTCAATTGGTCGGTAACCCTTACCGATACCACCACAGGCAATAAATGGAATGCCAATATCGTTCGCGCCGAATGGCATCAAAGCGATACAACGCGCCAGCGCAACGCTATTGCGGTTATTGAAAATCCATTAGACCAAGCAACCCCTCTTTTATTTGGTAGCTTTGTGCAGGCAGAAATTGAAGGAAGACAGCTCGAAAATGTATGGAAGCTGCCGGCTTCTGCCATTTCACAAAAACAAGAAGTATGGTTGGTGATGCCGGCCACCGGGCAACTAGCGAAGTTTACTCCCTCAGTGCTTTTTGAAAGCGATGGCTATGCCTACATCACTCCACCTAAGGCAAGTGATATTAAGGGCAATATTGCAAGTGAGTCTTGGGGCAATGCGGGCAGTGAAGCCGAGCGAGAACCTGAAAGCGAAGTACGTCAAGCGATGGTCGTTGCGCGCCCCTTAAACAGTTACCTCATCAACACGAAAGTTAAGCCTGTTGTAGAAGGGCAAACGGGAGGGCAAGCCAATGACCAATAA
- a CDS encoding efflux RND transporter permease subunit, with product MTNNRNGGPFDEGDNRNGREHSKNNPRGIIAWFAQNSVAANLLMVSLIVLGLVSMNDIRKEAFPSMEPRFVTISMTYDSGDPKQAEEGIAIKIETALEAIPGIKRITSTSNASGASVQVEKETEYDLDTLFNDIKTEVDSISNFPSDAENPVISKARRQEHAIWVQLYGDVDHATLQYLGEQLERDLLAKDDIREVSAGSFVDPMMSIEIDEGKLQAYGLTLSDVADAVNQESNTALTTSLRNKEKVIRLKASEQSYWAKDFADIPLITDTSGVILSVGDVATVRDMFADDSYHLARYNGTNGYGIQVLMDEYGDVTKMVQQAHEVVDAWHDKGLLPQGVELETWYDKSTLITERLELLTSNALMGIVLVFVTLAVFLNLRVAFWVAAGLPFIFFGTLYFMTDSYTGMTLNEMTTFGFIMALGIVVDDAVVVGESVYATRKQHGDTLQNTILGTHKVAVPTLFGVLTTVATFFALSNVSGGLGTLYSQFGTIVTLCLLLSVVESKLILPSHLAHLPTKQKTHKGIGGLWNKVQQKADGGLQWFNYRVYQRLLKVTVAYRYAAVLLFIALFIFVVSLPLTGAVRVSFFPSMQGDTVSANMSLYSDASYGQNERNLMLLEKNALEADRQLTQESGADESGISSLQVTASGDQSGTITISLDEDSPYSLDELSSRWNALTGSLEGVKSLKIRSRREMVDGFNVEIKSINDDTLTAANDAFVEALNNIDGVYAVESSLTPGEAMMRFELTPEGRALGLNTQSLSQQLLKAFGGEIVQRYLRDKNEVKVRVRYPEKDRMNPSDVMNTQVRLDDGTVVPLSVVANVIQDVQEKQVVRIDGLRALTVSASVDSDVITSTELVNYLNSEFVPQLERQYQDLSLYFAGEAEQQAETQSSMQSVFILALLSIFALLAIPLKSYVQPLIIMTAIPFGIVGAIIGHWSNGLMISLLSLNGILALSGVVVNDSLLLVSRFNALRENGMPANAAVVEACTSRLRAVLLTSITTFVGLYPILGETSVQAQFLIPAAASLGYGILFATLITLLLIPALLLIYEDVSRLMARYFVKPLTESTVNDPRVTSGR from the coding sequence ATGACCAATAATCGAAATGGAGGGCCTTTTGACGAGGGTGATAATCGCAACGGACGCGAGCATAGCAAAAATAATCCTCGAGGAATTATCGCTTGGTTCGCGCAAAACTCGGTGGCGGCCAACTTACTGATGGTCAGTCTTATCGTACTGGGTTTGGTGTCCATGAACGATATACGTAAAGAGGCGTTTCCCAGTATGGAGCCGCGCTTCGTGACCATTTCAATGACATATGATAGCGGCGACCCCAAGCAAGCCGAAGAAGGGATTGCTATCAAAATTGAAACCGCGCTAGAGGCCATCCCCGGCATTAAGCGAATCACGTCTACCTCAAACGCCAGCGGTGCGAGTGTGCAGGTAGAAAAGGAAACAGAATACGATCTAGACACGCTTTTCAACGACATTAAAACCGAAGTGGATAGTATTTCTAACTTCCCGTCGGATGCTGAAAACCCAGTTATTAGCAAAGCGCGTAGGCAAGAACATGCTATTTGGGTGCAGCTTTATGGTGACGTCGACCACGCTACCCTGCAGTACCTAGGTGAGCAATTAGAGCGAGACTTGCTGGCAAAAGACGACATTCGGGAAGTGAGCGCGGGTAGTTTTGTTGACCCCATGATGTCTATTGAAATAGACGAGGGTAAGCTTCAGGCCTATGGTTTAACGCTATCTGATGTGGCAGATGCGGTAAACCAAGAGTCTAATACCGCCCTTACAACCAGTTTGCGTAACAAAGAAAAAGTGATTCGTTTAAAAGCCTCTGAGCAGTCTTATTGGGCGAAAGATTTTGCTGACATTCCCCTTATTACCGATACCAGTGGCGTAATACTTTCCGTTGGCGATGTGGCGACGGTACGCGATATGTTTGCCGATGACAGCTACCACTTGGCCCGTTACAACGGAACCAATGGGTATGGTATTCAGGTGCTTATGGATGAATACGGCGATGTAACGAAAATGGTGCAGCAGGCTCACGAGGTAGTGGATGCGTGGCATGATAAAGGTTTACTACCTCAAGGTGTCGAACTCGAAACCTGGTATGACAAAAGCACGCTTATTACCGAGCGCTTGGAATTGCTTACCAGTAACGCACTAATGGGTATTGTGTTGGTGTTTGTTACCCTTGCTGTGTTTCTTAATTTGCGTGTGGCATTTTGGGTGGCGGCTGGCTTGCCGTTTATTTTCTTCGGCACTTTGTACTTCATGACCGATAGCTACACGGGCATGACGTTAAACGAGATGACCACGTTCGGCTTTATAATGGCCCTCGGCATTGTAGTGGACGATGCTGTAGTCGTTGGAGAGAGCGTTTACGCCACGCGAAAACAGCACGGCGATACGCTTCAAAACACTATTTTAGGTACACATAAAGTGGCGGTGCCCACACTGTTTGGGGTGTTGACCACGGTAGCAACCTTCTTCGCGCTATCGAACGTATCGGGCGGCTTAGGTACCTTGTATTCGCAGTTTGGCACTATCGTTACTTTGTGTTTACTGCTGTCGGTGGTGGAATCAAAGCTAATTCTACCTTCGCATTTAGCCCACCTGCCAACCAAACAGAAAACCCACAAGGGGATAGGCGGCCTGTGGAATAAAGTGCAGCAAAAAGCAGATGGTGGACTTCAATGGTTTAACTATCGAGTCTATCAACGCTTGTTGAAAGTCACTGTAGCCTACCGCTATGCAGCCGTTTTATTGTTTATCGCGCTATTTATCTTCGTTGTTAGTTTACCGCTAACGGGTGCAGTACGAGTAAGCTTTTTCCCCAGTATGCAAGGTGATACTGTTTCGGCCAATATGTCGCTTTATAGCGATGCTAGCTACGGGCAAAACGAACGCAACTTAATGCTGCTAGAGAAAAATGCGCTTGAAGCAGATCGCCAACTAACCCAAGAAAGCGGCGCAGATGAAAGCGGTATTAGTAGTTTACAGGTGACGGCAAGTGGCGATCAAAGCGGTACTATTACTATTTCCCTTGATGAAGACTCGCCTTATTCGTTAGATGAACTCTCTTCACGCTGGAATGCCTTAACTGGCAGCTTAGAAGGCGTAAAAAGCTTAAAAATACGCTCGCGACGAGAAATGGTCGACGGGTTCAACGTTGAAATTAAAAGCATCAACGATGATACGCTAACAGCCGCCAACGATGCTTTTGTTGAGGCGCTTAACAATATTGATGGCGTATATGCCGTAGAAAGTTCGCTTACACCCGGCGAAGCCATGATGCGCTTTGAACTTACCCCCGAAGGGCGAGCTTTGGGGTTAAATACGCAAAGTTTGTCGCAGCAACTTCTAAAAGCATTCGGCGGTGAAATTGTTCAGCGCTATTTGCGAGATAAAAATGAAGTAAAAGTCAGGGTGCGTTATCCAGAAAAAGATAGGATGAATCCGTCAGATGTAATGAATACCCAAGTGCGCCTAGACGATGGCACAGTGGTACCACTTTCTGTAGTGGCGAATGTTATTCAAGATGTACAAGAAAAACAGGTTGTACGTATTGATGGCTTACGTGCCCTGACAGTAAGTGCGTCGGTGGATAGCGATGTTATTACTTCTACAGAGTTGGTTAACTATCTTAATAGCGAGTTTGTACCTCAGTTGGAACGCCAATACCAAGACTTATCGCTTTACTTTGCCGGTGAGGCTGAACAACAAGCGGAAACACAAAGCTCAATGCAAAGCGTGTTCATTTTGGCTTTGCTGTCTATATTTGCATTATTAGCGATACCACTTAAATCCTATGTGCAGCCGCTTATTATCATGACTGCAATTCCCTTTGGTATTGTGGGAGCCATTATCGGACACTGGTCAAATGGCCTTATGATAAGCCTACTTTCGTTAAACGGCATATTGGCACTTAGCGGCGTGGTAGTTAACGATAGCTTGTTATTGGTCTCGCGATTTAATGCTTTACGTGAGAATGGTATGCCTGCGAATGCAGCGGTAGTTGAAGCATGCACCAGTCGCTTACGTGCTGTGCTTTTAACGTCAATTACTACCTTTGTAGGTTTATATCCCATATTGGGGGAAACCTCGGTACAGGCGCAGTTCCTAATTCCGGCAGCGGCGTCTTTGGGTTACGGTATTTTGTTTGCCACCCTTATCACGCTTTTATTAATTCCGGCATTACTGTTAATTTATGAAGATGTAAGCCGTTTAATGGCAAGGTATTTTGTTAAACCCTTAACGGAGAGTACGGTTAATGATCCGCGTGTTACTAGTGGAAGATGA
- a CDS encoding response regulator transcription factor, with amino-acid sequence MIRVLLVEDDMGLAGNIIDYLELEDMVCDHAANGVAALTFIQNNPYDVVVLDINLPRLDGLSVCEKVRGDGNDTPIIMLTARDQLENKLEGFQKGADDYLVKPFDMPELVARVSVLAHRRSSQVKRLNFGNVSLELGGELASVDSTPIKLSPTGFTLLKSLLQQQGKVMPRQRLLDAVWGEDAPESNALKVHLHNLRKSLVQANANIEIKAVPGAGFCVALKAEQMANEGLGNTLSLNKNKDTDQW; translated from the coding sequence ATGATCCGCGTGTTACTAGTGGAAGATGATATGGGCCTGGCGGGCAATATTATCGACTATTTAGAACTTGAAGATATGGTATGTGACCACGCCGCTAATGGCGTGGCAGCACTAACGTTTATTCAAAATAATCCGTATGACGTTGTGGTCTTAGATATCAATTTACCAAGGCTTGATGGCTTAAGCGTATGCGAAAAAGTACGCGGTGACGGCAACGATACACCTATTATCATGCTTACCGCCCGAGACCAGCTAGAAAATAAGCTCGAAGGGTTTCAAAAGGGGGCTGATGATTATTTAGTAAAGCCCTTTGATATGCCTGAACTCGTTGCACGAGTCTCAGTGTTGGCGCATAGGCGCTCATCGCAAGTGAAGAGGCTAAACTTCGGCAATGTAAGTTTAGAATTAGGTGGCGAGTTGGCAAGTGTTGATAGCACGCCTATTAAGCTAAGTCCTACGGGCTTTACCCTGCTAAAATCCTTATTGCAGCAACAAGGGAAAGTTATGCCTCGACAGCGGTTACTTGATGCGGTGTGGGGAGAAGACGCGCCCGAGAGTAATGCGCTAAAAGTCCACCTTCACAATTTGCGTAAATCACTCGTTCAAGCTAACGCAAACATAGAAATTAAAGCTGTACCGGGCGCAGGGTTTTGCGTTGCCTTAAAAGCTGAGCAAATGGCAAATGAGGGCTTGGGTAACACGTTGTCGCTAAACAAAAATAAGGACACTGACCAATGGTAA